A region of the Thamnophis elegans isolate rThaEle1 chromosome 1, rThaEle1.pri, whole genome shotgun sequence genome:
GGTACACGGGCAGTGGGCAATTTACCCTTTAGCATCAGATATTTGAAATTTGCattgtgtatatttatttatttgaaatatgcATTATATTTTCTGGAATAATAATCACATTCTCGATAGCAATTTTGTTTGTGGGCTTAAGATGTTGAGCTAAGTGAACAAGGTAAGGAAATGTATCCGTTTGCTTCAGCAAAAATGAGAGCCAAGTCTTAATAGAATATAATTAATAGATCCCAGTTGCTCTGAACTCTGGATTAGTTCCAAATTCTcatcctattttcttttgtaagtttgaaatgtttttcgattttattcttcttcttcaaccTTGTCTTGGACTCATTCTGAATTTCACTAGAATTAATCTCAGGCTATAAATATTAAATCTATGCCAAATAGTTTGGTCTTTTTAGTTCATCTGTACCATACAGTTACCACAACACATTTATACATTCATAAAAATGTAGTAAAAGACATCTGATGCGATCTTAGTTGAATGTATGAAAAAGTCTGTAATTGATTTTGGATTAAATTCAAATTGTCTCTGTTGATTTTACATTACGATAAAATGCTGCtactttaatattaaaatatgctATGTAATGTCGTAATGAGTGCTACAAAGCCTGTAAATTGTGTTTAGAAATGTTAGAAAATATCCACTATTCAAGCTCAGATGCTTTGTAGGTGAGGCATTTTTGTCTGCTCAGAACCTGAAAAAACTAAGAAAGTTGGCTAAAAGATCGAGAAAAAGTTGAGTATAAATAGGATTAATGGCAAAGAAGTACATGTTTGTTATAATACAAAaccattatttattaatattgaatCTATTAAAGCATGAATGTGTTGATTTTGTAGCATTGGAATCAACGTGGAAGTGCCTTAGTTCTTTTCTAATGCCAGAAGAGActtttcaaaaataatagttacgtTTCCCTGTATTTTAACTGAATTTTTATTGGCAATTACAACTTTCTCCAGTGTTTATTAAGGCTTTAAGGCAAATCAGCATTTCTGATAAATGGGATTAATGACAATTGGCATTAACAATTCAAAGTTCATACTTCATGCATACAACATTCCATGTTTGCAGATCAAAAAAGGAACATCAACGTGAAAATCACAGACTCCAAATTTTCCAGAAAAATCAAGTATTGCAAAAATCATTTTGTGAGATATATGCAGTCtttcatgtgtgtgtatgtgtgtctgtgtgtgtgggggaggaaGGTGTATGATGAAAGATGAGGTTGATTCCATTCTGTGTTTTGGAATATATTCCTTGCTTTACAATTCATTCTGATGGGCATATTGCAAATTAAGGCTGTGTTTCTGTTTTGATTTAGTAGAGAAAAGGGAAGAATGGTCAGAATCTTCAGTAGACTTTATTTCCCTTCCCCCCCACTTCAGTTCACAGAACTGCCTCAGACTAGAGTTATCAATGGAATGATTTCTTGACATTTTGAGATGGGAAATACATCTAAACCAGGTTGCATATAATTTATAAGGAAAAAACCCCCAAATACATGCTTCCCAAAATGCATGGAAGAGAAAATCAAAAACCCTGATTTAACTTATTACACAGCATCATCCTCATATTGACCTGATTAGAGGCTCTTGGCCACCCACAACTCCTACACATCCAAAGGTTGCCGGTCCCTGTGCTAGACACTGAATGCAACTGAGCCCTATATGATTTGAACTGAGTGGTCAGAGAGTTTTcgtatgaaccagtggtgggatatgatcGCTATGCCTCgctacgggcatactggtgcctgctgggaccaccaggtaccattctggtacggtgatccagagggcccacctgcctgcccatcctccttacctgtatGTGAGCTGATCAGGGCTTCCGCACACGGAGCCAAGAAGCTGGAGCGTCActggtggtaagtacacatgcgtgcgctACGTGCGTGCTGCGCCATGTATGTGGTGAGCGCCTGGCACCACTGCACCATAAAGGTTGCAATGAGATCCGGAACCCACAACTGGTATGAACTATCTTTTGCCTTCCATATATCCTTTCATCAAAGGACATTGTAGGTCTCACTGTAGTACTTTCTGGTCTCAAAGCTGGTCCTACATAAAGGCTAAGTTTCTTTCCTCCACAACTATGTtggaattttcttttaatttcttttaacaccactggatgacatcgccagatctcgctgctttatcAGAGTAAGGAAggtactcagagatgattcacaccctagtcagtgtctctttgcacttctaccatcaggcagaagataTATAGAAGAAGTATAGCCAGCCGTACATTATACTTATAATTCTCCTTGTTGGTCTCCATAACATTTTTGCTGTGTCTCAAACTTTGGTTtgaaattgattttgatttttaaaaaaataactcaatGAGAAACAGCGTCAAGATTCTCAGCCAACtatagcaaaaataaaaagaaaaggttgGGCACACAAGATAtgctttaattacatttttttcattctttttagaTATCTCTGCTTCAAGCTCCTTGGCATGAAAATGGCTAATAACACAGGCGTAAAGGATTTCTACTTGACTGAACTGTCTGATCTCCCTGCAGTGCACATTTCTCTATTTGTGGTGATTCTGCTCGTCTACCTGACCACTCTGGCAGGGAATGGAGCTATCCTTATAGCAACAGCAACAGATGCTCACCTCCAGACTCCCATGTATTTCTTTCTATGCAATTTATCTTTGCTGGATGTCCTTTGTCCAACTGTCACTGTGCCAAAAATGCTCCACATGTTCTTATCAGAGGACAAGAGAATATCATTTGTTGGCTGCATTCTGCAACTCTTCTTTCTGATTTATGTGGTGGGCACTGAAATTTTTTTGCTTGCCCTCATGGCTTATGATCGCTATGTGGCAATATGTAGCCCTCTACACTACACAAATATTATGAGCATGCGACTATGTGTTCAACTGGCAGCTGGGACGTGGCTAACAGGCTTCACAAATTCTATGATTCACACCTCAATGACCTTTACATTATCCTTCTGTGGGCCCAATAAAGTTAATCAATATTACTGTGACATCCCTCCAATTATGGCACTTTCTTGCTCTTCCACATATCTCCCTGAGCTTGTCCAACTCCTTGTGGCTGGCgttttagggggtggtgcttttCTCGTTACTCTGATCTCTTATATCTATATAATTTCAGCTATCTTACGCATGCACTCTGCTGAGGGCAGGAGAAAAGCATTTTCCACTTGTGGTTCCCACTTGGCTGTCGTTTGCCTTTTCTATGGGACAACCATTGCGACTTACGTCCGGCCCACTTCCACTTACTCACCCAAGAAAGACAGAATTGTTTCAATGCTATATGGAATTCTTACTCCCATGATCAACCCAATGATCTACAGCCTGAGAAATAAGGAAGTTAAAAGGGCTTTGATCAAagcatttaatatgcaaaaggTTTGTTTGAGTGGTTGAGTTTGGGATCCCCTCTACTCAAATGTTATCAGAATATGATTTACTTTCTTGCAACATTTTGGTAAATTGTTTTGTGGCCTTTTCTGGTGGAAATTTTTTATCAAGCTAGCCAATTTTACTAACAATTACTTTCTTAGGTAGCAAGATGTAAGCActacccctccccctcttcttggatgaaaaaagtCAAAAGCTTCTGTAGGATCATTTGGGCCTTTGAACAATTGAAAGAAAATTGGGAAAAGGGGAAATTTTATTTTGCCTCAAAGAGTAGACTACTTGGGCCTCTCCTACCTTCAGGCTGATATGGTTGCTTTTCTCCATCCCCATTCACTGATATGATTATTTCACAATGGCAACcatgaaaaaagattaaaatgataTTGGAAAGAAGGTAACTTCAATCTTGAGACCACAACTATATGACAGAGCACCTTATTCAAGACTTTCAAGAAGGTCATTCAGCAactttactatttttcttttcttttcagtgcTGATTTGGAAAACATACTGGAGATATTTGCTATAAATTATGCTTGGTTGTGTGTCCATTTTAATACTAAGTTTGTTCAAATTTTAAACTTTGAAATGTTGTAATCTAATGTATTCTCTTTTGAGGATTGTTGCAGAATAAACATATAGGAACATAAATTTATATCTACTGCATTTCTTATGCACACATTAAACTATGTGAGTTTTACATGTCCCAATTGGAAAAGatgtatgccatatttttccactATCAGTTTTATATGTATATGCCACTATAGATGACACTGGATTGTCCAATATTAGATTGACCTTGACTgacctcaatagcaatagcacttagacttatataccacttcatagtgccaTACAGCACTCTTTAggaggtttacagaatcagcatattatccccagcaatctgagttctcattttactgaccttagaagggtggaaggctgagacTAAGTggtaaagaaaaaaattcaaatgaaatcaaaacatggaagaagacTGTGATAAACTACTTTCATGGTGTTTCCAGGAAAACAACATGGACATGTTTAGGAGGTCATCAGGAACTCGATTAGTAAGAAAGCTTATTGACTGCAGACTGGAATAAGAGAATTCAGTTTACAAATGTTGAGTCAATAGCTTGCTCAACtcccatggggaaaaaaatgactggCTTCCTTTGAGTAAACCTGCTCTGAAGTCCAGCAAAACTTCTCAAAAGAAGTGACATTTTCAGTTTCTGCAACTCTGGACCAGAGGTGATATTGAGCTGGTtcttactggttcaggcaaaccagtagcactgGCTACTGGAGGCTCGGCCCACCCCCTGTGTTACCCGCAtgagcacgctcacatttgtgaactggtagcaaaggtaaatgaatcccaccactgctctggaccaATTTCCAGTGGTTTGGAGCCATGCCAGAAATGCAGGGAATGTACGAAGGAAATGGTATTGATAAATAGTTTTCTGTGttacatttgcaaaaataaaagatacaatcTATGAAGGACCACAGTAGCCACAatttcaattcattcattcattcaaacagacaaaacaaaatTCATTCAACACTAGAATTTTATGCTAAAAGGTTCCTCTTTTAAGAATCAATTGTATTTACtggcatgtatgtattttttttaagatttattttCCACATTTCCTTTAGGAGCTCATAGCAAAAGAAGTAGTCACAGCTGTTTGTCTCACAGACACCAAAATCCTTTATAGGAAATCAATGGATAAATTCAAAATAATAGATTTATTAAAACCAAAACAGGCAGATATAGATTATCTGGAATATTGGAATGGTGGAGAGTAGGCGGTGGCAACTTTCACCCATATAAAAGGAAATTGTGCAGTTTTGCAATCAACAAGACTCTGGATTACAGATGAAAAAGGGACACTTTCCTTTGAAGACAAGAGATGGGAATATGAAAATAATAGGTAAGATTTTATTTTACCATGTTTGTATTATGTTCCCAACTGGAGATTTAAAACCTAGATATAGAAATTGTCACATATACACACAGGATGTTTGATATGGATTGGAGCTGCAATTCACAAtttcgcaatttaatgagtttatatgccgcctaatcccgggggactccgggcggcttacaaatacgaaatgaaataaaataacacataggggaagaatacaaacaatacaaacaatttaaaaaacacaacatacatttggtttaactgggggttgaacctgattagaaaatcagcaaccccaggcctgctggaacagccaaccAGCCTTCAGTGATCATCACTGACACTAGGCGTAATACAAAGCCCCAAGTTCCAGCTGATACTTTTAAAAACCATATTGGTGTGTCACCCACATGGCCAGCCATATAGCAACTGCAGAAATTCAGATTGGTTTTCTCACAGGACCAATGATGTGATATGCTCTTACCTTCATTGCTGTTCCTGATCAGGATGCCCAAAGATTCCACCACAGGGCACATTCAGGTACCAAAGATGTACTAGATGTTGGGTGATGAGATGCcctacttatttatttaggatGTGTACTGTGGCAGGAAATTAATACTTCCTTCCAGTTATCCGTGCCCAGTTTTTCCTGGGTTGCTGAGTTGCTTATCCCCTTCTGAAGTGAAcattgtcttttatttctttctctggtaGTCTGACTTCCTTTGAGTAAACCTGCTCTGAAGTCCAGCAAAACTTCTCAAAAGAAGTGACATTTTCAGTTTCTGCAACTCTGGACCAGAGGTGATATTGAGCTGGTtcttactggttcaggcaaaccagtagcagtggcTACTGGAGGCTCGGCCCACCTCCTGTGTTACCTGCAtgagcacgctcacatttgtgaactggtagcaaaggtaaatgaatcccaccactgctctggaccaATTTCCAGTGGTTTGGAGCCATGCCAGAAATGCAGAGAATGTACAGAGGAAATGGTATTGATAAATAGTTTTCTGTGttacatttgcaaaaataaaagaaacaatatatGAAGGACCACAGTAGCAGACACTTTCCTTTGAAGACAAGAGATGGGAATATGAAAATAATAGGCAAGATTTTATTTTACCATGTTTGTATCCTGTTCACAACTGGAGATTTAAAACCTAGATATAGAAATTGTCACATATACACACAGGATGTTTGATATGGATTGGAGCTGCAATTCGCAATTTCACAATTTagcaatttaatgagtttatatgccacccaatcccgggggactccgggcggcttacaaatacgaaatgaaataaaataacacataggggaagaatacaaacaatacaaacaatttaaaaaacacatacaTTTGGTTTAactgggggttgaacctgattagaaaatcagcaaccccaggcctgccagaacaaccaggttttggtggctttttggaaggccacgagggtgggaagggtctggatctcttctggtagctcattccacagagctggagcagctacagaaaaggctctcccccgagtggtcgccagtcggcattgtccggtcgacggcacctggaggaggcctagcctgtgggttcttatcggacgttgggaagtgtgtagcaggagacggtctctgagatatccaggtccaatgccatgtagggctttaaagttaATCACCAGAACTTTGTAGCGCGTCCAgagactaatagggagccagtgcagctcgcggaggataggtgtaacaagggtgtactgaggtacacccgatatcgctcgtgcagctgcattctggaccaactgcagtctccgaacactcttcaagggcagccccatgtagagtgtgttgcagtaatcgagctttgagatgacgagggcatgagtgaccatttgaagtgcctcccggtccagatagggtcgcaactggtgcaccaggtgaacctgggcaaaagcccccctggtcacagccgacaaatgatgttctaaagttaGCTGccgatccaggaggacacccaaattgcggatcctctctgaggggtgtaaacgTTCACCCCCCGGCTAATAGATGGAAAATccagactatccttgggaggaaacatcaaaagccactcggtattgtcgggattgagtgccaacttgtttactcccatccagaccctaacagcctccaggcactggcacatcacttccactgcttcgctgagttggcatggggcggacagatacaattgagtatcgt
Encoded here:
- the LOC116504850 gene encoding olfactory receptor 5V1-like, translated to MKMANNTGVKDFYLTELSDLPAVHISLFVVILLVYLTTLAGNGAILIATATDAHLQTPMYFFLCNLSLLDVLCPTVTVPKMLHMFLSEDKRISFVGCILQLFFLIYVVGTEIFLLALMAYDRYVAICSPLHYTNIMSMRLCVQLAAGTWLTGFTNSMIHTSMTFTLSFCGPNKVNQYYCDIPPIMALSCSSTYLPELVQLLVAGVLGGGAFLVTLISYIYIISAILRMHSAEGRRKAFSTCGSHLAVVCLFYGTTIATYVRPTSTYSPKKDRIVSMLYGILTPMINPMIYSLRNKEVKRALIKAFNMQKVCLSG